One part of the Arachidicoccus terrestris genome encodes these proteins:
- a CDS encoding RNA polymerase sigma factor, with product MTVYASYGEDILIKRLQQGDNNAFTEIYNRFWKLLFAIAFKHMESKEAAEEIVQEIFMRLWDRRNELDIKALGPYLATACKYAVFKQIAKDKLRREKISGHVSGLAPSDNELESLIHARFLEQILSTAIDALPTQCKIVYRLSEEEDLKIPEIADRLQISSNTARNHLARARQIIRSTLREAGASILLF from the coding sequence ATGACCGTTTACGCTTCATATGGTGAGGATATTTTAATTAAAAGACTCCAACAAGGTGATAATAATGCTTTTACAGAAATTTACAATCGTTTCTGGAAGTTGTTATTTGCCATTGCATTTAAGCATATGGAAAGTAAGGAAGCTGCAGAGGAAATTGTCCAGGAAATATTTATGCGTTTGTGGGACAGAAGAAATGAGCTGGATATTAAAGCTTTAGGCCCTTATTTAGCCACTGCTTGCAAATATGCCGTATTTAAACAAATCGCTAAGGATAAACTGAGACGAGAGAAAATATCCGGTCATGTCAGCGGCCTGGCTCCCTCCGATAATGAACTGGAATCTCTCATCCACGCCCGTTTCCTCGAGCAAATTTTGTCCACTGCAATAGACGCATTGCCAACACAATGTAAGATTGTATATCGCTTAAGTGAGGAAGAAGATTTAAAAATTCCGGAGATTGCTGACAGGCTACAGATCTCTTCCAATACTGCCAGGAACCATCTGGCCAGAGCCCGGCAAATTATCCGTTCTACTTTGAGAGAAGCGGGTGCTTCTATATTGTTATTCTGA